The following are from one region of the Nicotiana tomentosiformis chromosome 7, ASM39032v3, whole genome shotgun sequence genome:
- the LOC138895655 gene encoding uncharacterized protein → MREFECISDYCSKVKAGVNQLIRYGEDIEDVRVVEKIIRTLTPKFDLVVCTIEESKDLDSMMVEQLEGSLQDHEKKINRRQEMPLEQFLKTQTSFKDYGGEKSYRGNGRG, encoded by the coding sequence atgaGAGAATTCGAATGCATTtcagattattgttcaaaagtgaaggctgGTGTAAATCAATTGATAAGATACGGCGAGGACATAGAAGATGTCCGTGTGGTAGAAAAGATCATTCGCACTTTAACACCCAAATTTGATTTGGTGGTATGTACTATTGAGGAatctaaagatttagactctatgatggTGGAGCAATTGGAGGGTTCTTTACAGGACCACGAAAAAAAGATCAATAGGAGACAAGAAATGCCATTGGAGCAGTTTCTTAAAACTCAGACATCCTTCaaggattatggaggtgaaaagagcTATCGAGGGAATGGACGGGGATGA